In Oncorhynchus tshawytscha isolate Ot180627B linkage group LG06, Otsh_v2.0, whole genome shotgun sequence, the following are encoded in one genomic region:
- the LOC112252930 gene encoding synaptopodin 2-like protein isoform X2 → MTIIDSSPGILHIRVKRAPAGFQSVVLLTRAPSPRIDKEYRAALRAMSPSSRPHHIAAVREVPHGRSSVLSPMGRSGLTSPPGSEAYYGETDSDADVAAHERQRRQKRRSPSNLPGKASGRASQEGGETSEFSGYDSAPDGQLYPGLQDHGLMDGRGAGEGLLGVARKEVIYQPPPGMWSSQTSTETSSIISSVEDQGPGRDGVAEEDSGFQEPSNVVPLVSPERAKGAMQLSSRRQLVPMVGPIDTPLDEELSVTYMDKAKQAKLNRGDTVQDKQVKEARTKCRSIASLLTDAPNPHSKGVLMFKKRRQRSKKYTLTSFGSVDEDMQQDSQEEDGLFPGSESEFDEDGFSAAPDTTWDSDYLDALEKRATAGGERGDGTEDAPSPGLSDISGKGAQLFEQQRKRAAEHAKKVAATQPQVPPQPQIKTQPPNQPQIQEQPQPHAQSQPQPETQPQMYQPQQPVAPPPPVAFKEETPSVAERAMAPAPAAPTAYSMANGDVAYSAVSTASVLMSPPTVAPKPITGQVSISTIPPPQTPLPELSSSSVVNRTARPFNPGFVTNRAATAPVVFRPVITKRAQRPATSVSIVGPPFSTTSELPASGCPSFFSPPSSVSGGPFSTPSSAPATHPRPAFSVESLAEPPMLSVPQASFTAIPPPPAQFSGGPIPPPPVSFASVPPPPVSFANVPSIPPPSPFSGAPIPQALVSVAQSFPAPVSFDPIPQPQVSFAHMPQASVSVVPLPPSTAPAAAPRSPMSNVPPLPGGRTGYLQEARRRSGRRPMFRVPDEKKNSPNPDLLNMVQNLDDRPHYGSNSGSMMGFDSGTEEDQAAEAGRGRMPPPVAPKPRVIHEAPQIPQAEGKGAQLFARRQSRMDRFVVDTPLETAYQQEVTHPGAESQYAPNPNINSQWKLSPNIRAPPPIGYNPLLAPSCPVGPQRDTGRSDRGGWGSRRGIASHREGIKALDFMRRQPYQLNSAMFGGSVANLSAMPSYQDQRQQQGGYTTMVGSTMTPPRQIPVKAARVYEIKRFSTPTPMSSRCLAPTVIAPRSATTLGERLTRSDMISPTPAPLSPPPAPVFSPAPVSAPHPALAPTYSGGLPGLPRINATPVPNPIPHPSPYPGVSYSGLQGTKQFQSAPDLSFLANLPPPFRANAMQAPKPRFIATKVGVQPRVWRPGAM, encoded by the exons ATGACCATAATCGACAGCTCCCCAGGAATATTACACATCCGGGTCAAGAG GGCACCGGCAGGCTTCCAGTCTGTGGTGCTGTTGACCCGCGCCCCGTCCCCTCGCATTGACAAAGAGTACCGAGCCGCCCTGCGTGCCATGTCCCCCTCCTCCAGACCCCACCACATAGCAGCTGTCAGGGAGGTCCCCCATGGCAggtcctctgtcctgtcccccATGGGGCGCAGCGGCCTCACCTCGCCCCCAGGCAGTGAGGCCTACTACGGGGAGACAGACAGCGACGCAGATGTGGCAGCCCACGAGAGGCAGAGGAGGCAGAAGCGCAGAAGTCCCAGCAACTTACCCGGCAAAGCCTCTGGCAGAGCCTCCCAGGAGGGAGGCGAGACCTCAGAGTTTAGCGGCTATGACAGCGCCCCAGATGGCCAGCTCTACCCAGGGCTCCAGGACCACGGGCTAATGGATGGCCGAGGAGCGGGGGAAGGCTTGCTGGGGGTGGCCCGCAAGGAGGTGATTTACCAGCCCCCTCCAGGGATGTGGTCCTCCCAGACCTCCACAGAGACCTCCTCCATCATCTCTTCTGTTGAGGACCAGGGCCCAGGAAGGGACGGAGTGGCGGAGGAGGACAGTGGCTTCCAGGAGCCCTCCAACGTGGTCCCACTGGTTTCCCCCGAGAGGGCCAAGGGGGCCATGCAGCTGAGCTCCCGCAGGCAGCTGGTGCCCATGGTGGGGCCCATAGACACCCCTCTGGATGAGGAGCTCAGTGTCACCTACATGGACAAGGCCAAGCAAGCCA AACTGAACCGGGGTGACACGGTTCAAGACAAACAGGTGAAGGAGGCCAGAACCAAGTGCCGCTCTATCGCCTCTCTTCTGACAGACGCTCCCAACCCCCACTCCAAGGGCGTGCTGATGTTCAAGAAGCGGCGGCAGCGCTCCAAGAAGTACACGCTGACCAGCTTCGGCAGCGTGGACGAGGACATGCAGCAAGATTCCCAGGAGGAAGATGGTCTTTTCCCAGGAAGCGAGTCGGAGTTTGATGAGGATGGCTTCTCAGCCGCCCCCGACACCACCTGGGACAGTGACTACTTGGATGCACTGGAGAAGAGGGCGACCGcggggggagagcgaggggatGGGACAGAAGATGCCCCCAGTCCCGGCCTGAGTGACATCTCTGGGAAGGGCGCCCAGCTGTTTGAGCAGCAAAGGAAGAGGGCGGCCGAGCACGCCAAGAAGGTGGCTGCCACCCAGCCTCAGGTGCCGCCCCAGCCTCAGATAAAGACCCAACCACCGAACCAACCACAGATCCAGGAGCAGCCTCAGCCACATGCACAGAGCCAGCCCCAGCCAGAGACACAACCACAGATGTACCAACCTCAGCAACCTGTGGCACCACCGCCCCCTGTAGCCTTCAAGGAGGAGACTCCGTCTGTGGCTGAGAGGGCTATGGCACCAGCCCCAGCTGCTCCTACTGCCTACAGTATGGCTAACGGAGATGTAGCCTACTCTGCAGTGAGCACAGCTAGTGTGCTAATGTCACCCCCGACTGTGGCACCCAAACCAATCACCGGCCAAGTGTCCATCTCAACCATACCTCCGCCCCAAACACCACTGCCAGAACTCTCCTCCAGCTCTGTGGTCAACAGAACCGCCCGCCCCTTCAACCCAGGGTTTGTGACTAACCGAGCCGCTACCGCTCCTGTTGTGTTCCGCCCCGTCATCACCAAAAGGGCCCAGCGCCCAGCAACCTCTGTGTCTATTGTAGGACCTCCCTTCTCCACCACATCAGAGCTGCCTGCAAGTGGCTGTCCTTCCTTCTTCTCACCCCCGTCCTCTGTGTCCGGAGGACCGTTCTCCACCCCATCCTCAGCACCGGCCACTCATCCCCGTCCTGCCTTCTCTGTGGAGAGCCTGGCAGAACCACCCATGCTCTCTGTTCCACAGGCTTCCTTCACAGCCATACCTCCACCCCCAGCACAATTCTCAGGTGGCCCCATACCCCCACCTCCAGTCTCGTTTGCCTCCGTACCACCACCCCCAGTATCATTTGCCAACGTACCCTCAATTCCACCCCCATCGCCATTCTCAGGTGCTCCCATACCCCAAGCCTTGGTCTCGGTGGCCCAATCATTCCCAGCTCCAGTGTCATTTGACCCCATACCCCAACCTCAAGTTTCTTTTGCCCACATGCCCCAAGCTTCAGTCTCAGTTGTCCCACTCCCACCCTCCACAGCTCCTGCAGCTGCACCCAGATCCCCCATGTCCAATGTCCCACCTCTCCCTGGTGGTCGTACCGGTTACCTCCAGGAGGCTCGTCGGCGCAGCGGCAGGAGGCCCATGTTCAGAGTCCCTGATGAGAAGAAGAACTCGCCCAACCCTGACCTGCTGAACATGGTGCAGAACCTGGATGACAGGCCCCACTACGGAAGCAAttcagggagtatgatgggattTGACTCAGGCACAGAGGAAGACCAGGCTGCTGAAGCCGGCCGGGGCAGGATGCCTCCACCGGTGGCCCCCAAACCCAGGGTCATCCACGAGGCCCCTCAGATTCCCCAGGCGGAGGGGAAGGGGGCTCAGCTGTTTGCCCGCAGGCAGAGCCGCATGGACCGGTTTGTGGTAGACACTCCACTAGAGACCGCCTACCAGCAGGAGGTCACCCACCCAGGGGCCGAGTCCCAGTATGCCCCCAACCCCAATATCAACTCACAGTGGAAGTTATCCCCCAACATCCGTGCCCCCCCTCCCATTGGTTACAACCCGTTGCTAGCCCCCTCCTGCCCTGTGGGGCCACAGAGAGATACAGGCAGGTCTGACAGGGGGGGCTGGGGAAGCAGACGGGGGATAGCCTCTCATAGGGAGGGAATCAAAGCTCTGGATTTCATGAGAAGGCAGCCTTACCAGCTCAACTCAGCTATGTTCGGGGGTAGTGTTGCCAACCTGTCGGCGATGCCCTCATACCAGGACCAGAGGCAGCAGCAGGGAGGGTATACTACCATGGTGGGCAGCACCATGACTCCTCCCAGACAGATCCCAGTCAAGGCGGCCCGTGTGTACGAGATCAAACGCTTCTCAACACCCACGCCCATGTCATCCCGGTGTTTGGCCCCCACCGTGATCGCTCCTCGTTCAGCCACAACGCTGGGAGAGCGCCTGACCCGCTCCGACATGATCTCCCCAACCCCTGCACCTCTTTCCCCACCCCCTGCCCCTGTCTTTTCCCCAGCCCCGGTCTCTGCCCCACATCCCGCCCTTGCTCCTACCTATTCAGGGGGCCTGCCCGGGCTGCCCAGAATCAATGCCACCCCTGTCCCCAACCCCATCCCCCACCCATCACCCTATCCTGGGGTGTCTTACAGTGGGCTCCAAGGTACTAAGCAGTTTCAGAGTGCCCCTGATCTGAGTTTCCTTGCTAACCTCCCCCCTCCTTTCAGGGCAAATGCCATGCAGGCACCCAAACCCCGCTTCATCGCCACCAAGGTGGGTGTCCAGCCGCGTGTGTGGAGACCAGGTGCCATGTAA
- the LOC112252930 gene encoding synaptopodin 2-like protein isoform X1 produces MVAEEVIITLSGGAPWGFRLQGGAEHQKPLQVAKVRKRSKACRAGLREGDELVSINEQPCESLSHSQAMTIIDSSPGILHIRVKRAPAGFQSVVLLTRAPSPRIDKEYRAALRAMSPSSRPHHIAAVREVPHGRSSVLSPMGRSGLTSPPGSEAYYGETDSDADVAAHERQRRQKRRSPSNLPGKASGRASQEGGETSEFSGYDSAPDGQLYPGLQDHGLMDGRGAGEGLLGVARKEVIYQPPPGMWSSQTSTETSSIISSVEDQGPGRDGVAEEDSGFQEPSNVVPLVSPERAKGAMQLSSRRQLVPMVGPIDTPLDEELSVTYMDKAKQAKLNRGDTVQDKQVKEARTKCRSIASLLTDAPNPHSKGVLMFKKRRQRSKKYTLTSFGSVDEDMQQDSQEEDGLFPGSESEFDEDGFSAAPDTTWDSDYLDALEKRATAGGERGDGTEDAPSPGLSDISGKGAQLFEQQRKRAAEHAKKVAATQPQVPPQPQIKTQPPNQPQIQEQPQPHAQSQPQPETQPQMYQPQQPVAPPPPVAFKEETPSVAERAMAPAPAAPTAYSMANGDVAYSAVSTASVLMSPPTVAPKPITGQVSISTIPPPQTPLPELSSSSVVNRTARPFNPGFVTNRAATAPVVFRPVITKRAQRPATSVSIVGPPFSTTSELPASGCPSFFSPPSSVSGGPFSTPSSAPATHPRPAFSVESLAEPPMLSVPQASFTAIPPPPAQFSGGPIPPPPVSFASVPPPPVSFANVPSIPPPSPFSGAPIPQALVSVAQSFPAPVSFDPIPQPQVSFAHMPQASVSVVPLPPSTAPAAAPRSPMSNVPPLPGGRTGYLQEARRRSGRRPMFRVPDEKKNSPNPDLLNMVQNLDDRPHYGSNSGSMMGFDSGTEEDQAAEAGRGRMPPPVAPKPRVIHEAPQIPQAEGKGAQLFARRQSRMDRFVVDTPLETAYQQEVTHPGAESQYAPNPNINSQWKLSPNIRAPPPIGYNPLLAPSCPVGPQRDTGRSDRGGWGSRRGIASHREGIKALDFMRRQPYQLNSAMFGGSVANLSAMPSYQDQRQQQGGYTTMVGSTMTPPRQIPVKAARVYEIKRFSTPTPMSSRCLAPTVIAPRSATTLGERLTRSDMISPTPAPLSPPPAPVFSPAPVSAPHPALAPTYSGGLPGLPRINATPVPNPIPHPSPYPGVSYSGLQGTKQFQSAPDLSFLANLPPPFRANAMQAPKPRFIATKVGVQPRVWRPGAM; encoded by the exons ATGGTGGCAGAAGAGGTTATAATCACCTTGTCTGGTGGAGCACCATGGGGCTTTCGTCTCCAGGGGGGCGCGGAGCACCAGAAACCACTTCAGGTGGCCAAG GTGCGTAAGCGCAGTAAGGCGTGCAGGGCAGGACTGCGGGAGGGCGATGAGCTGGTGTCCATCAACGAGCAGCCATGTGAAAGTCTGTCCCACTCTCAGGCCATGACCATAATCGACAGCTCCCCAGGAATATTACACATCCGGGTCAAGAG GGCACCGGCAGGCTTCCAGTCTGTGGTGCTGTTGACCCGCGCCCCGTCCCCTCGCATTGACAAAGAGTACCGAGCCGCCCTGCGTGCCATGTCCCCCTCCTCCAGACCCCACCACATAGCAGCTGTCAGGGAGGTCCCCCATGGCAggtcctctgtcctgtcccccATGGGGCGCAGCGGCCTCACCTCGCCCCCAGGCAGTGAGGCCTACTACGGGGAGACAGACAGCGACGCAGATGTGGCAGCCCACGAGAGGCAGAGGAGGCAGAAGCGCAGAAGTCCCAGCAACTTACCCGGCAAAGCCTCTGGCAGAGCCTCCCAGGAGGGAGGCGAGACCTCAGAGTTTAGCGGCTATGACAGCGCCCCAGATGGCCAGCTCTACCCAGGGCTCCAGGACCACGGGCTAATGGATGGCCGAGGAGCGGGGGAAGGCTTGCTGGGGGTGGCCCGCAAGGAGGTGATTTACCAGCCCCCTCCAGGGATGTGGTCCTCCCAGACCTCCACAGAGACCTCCTCCATCATCTCTTCTGTTGAGGACCAGGGCCCAGGAAGGGACGGAGTGGCGGAGGAGGACAGTGGCTTCCAGGAGCCCTCCAACGTGGTCCCACTGGTTTCCCCCGAGAGGGCCAAGGGGGCCATGCAGCTGAGCTCCCGCAGGCAGCTGGTGCCCATGGTGGGGCCCATAGACACCCCTCTGGATGAGGAGCTCAGTGTCACCTACATGGACAAGGCCAAGCAAGCCA AACTGAACCGGGGTGACACGGTTCAAGACAAACAGGTGAAGGAGGCCAGAACCAAGTGCCGCTCTATCGCCTCTCTTCTGACAGACGCTCCCAACCCCCACTCCAAGGGCGTGCTGATGTTCAAGAAGCGGCGGCAGCGCTCCAAGAAGTACACGCTGACCAGCTTCGGCAGCGTGGACGAGGACATGCAGCAAGATTCCCAGGAGGAAGATGGTCTTTTCCCAGGAAGCGAGTCGGAGTTTGATGAGGATGGCTTCTCAGCCGCCCCCGACACCACCTGGGACAGTGACTACTTGGATGCACTGGAGAAGAGGGCGACCGcggggggagagcgaggggatGGGACAGAAGATGCCCCCAGTCCCGGCCTGAGTGACATCTCTGGGAAGGGCGCCCAGCTGTTTGAGCAGCAAAGGAAGAGGGCGGCCGAGCACGCCAAGAAGGTGGCTGCCACCCAGCCTCAGGTGCCGCCCCAGCCTCAGATAAAGACCCAACCACCGAACCAACCACAGATCCAGGAGCAGCCTCAGCCACATGCACAGAGCCAGCCCCAGCCAGAGACACAACCACAGATGTACCAACCTCAGCAACCTGTGGCACCACCGCCCCCTGTAGCCTTCAAGGAGGAGACTCCGTCTGTGGCTGAGAGGGCTATGGCACCAGCCCCAGCTGCTCCTACTGCCTACAGTATGGCTAACGGAGATGTAGCCTACTCTGCAGTGAGCACAGCTAGTGTGCTAATGTCACCCCCGACTGTGGCACCCAAACCAATCACCGGCCAAGTGTCCATCTCAACCATACCTCCGCCCCAAACACCACTGCCAGAACTCTCCTCCAGCTCTGTGGTCAACAGAACCGCCCGCCCCTTCAACCCAGGGTTTGTGACTAACCGAGCCGCTACCGCTCCTGTTGTGTTCCGCCCCGTCATCACCAAAAGGGCCCAGCGCCCAGCAACCTCTGTGTCTATTGTAGGACCTCCCTTCTCCACCACATCAGAGCTGCCTGCAAGTGGCTGTCCTTCCTTCTTCTCACCCCCGTCCTCTGTGTCCGGAGGACCGTTCTCCACCCCATCCTCAGCACCGGCCACTCATCCCCGTCCTGCCTTCTCTGTGGAGAGCCTGGCAGAACCACCCATGCTCTCTGTTCCACAGGCTTCCTTCACAGCCATACCTCCACCCCCAGCACAATTCTCAGGTGGCCCCATACCCCCACCTCCAGTCTCGTTTGCCTCCGTACCACCACCCCCAGTATCATTTGCCAACGTACCCTCAATTCCACCCCCATCGCCATTCTCAGGTGCTCCCATACCCCAAGCCTTGGTCTCGGTGGCCCAATCATTCCCAGCTCCAGTGTCATTTGACCCCATACCCCAACCTCAAGTTTCTTTTGCCCACATGCCCCAAGCTTCAGTCTCAGTTGTCCCACTCCCACCCTCCACAGCTCCTGCAGCTGCACCCAGATCCCCCATGTCCAATGTCCCACCTCTCCCTGGTGGTCGTACCGGTTACCTCCAGGAGGCTCGTCGGCGCAGCGGCAGGAGGCCCATGTTCAGAGTCCCTGATGAGAAGAAGAACTCGCCCAACCCTGACCTGCTGAACATGGTGCAGAACCTGGATGACAGGCCCCACTACGGAAGCAAttcagggagtatgatgggattTGACTCAGGCACAGAGGAAGACCAGGCTGCTGAAGCCGGCCGGGGCAGGATGCCTCCACCGGTGGCCCCCAAACCCAGGGTCATCCACGAGGCCCCTCAGATTCCCCAGGCGGAGGGGAAGGGGGCTCAGCTGTTTGCCCGCAGGCAGAGCCGCATGGACCGGTTTGTGGTAGACACTCCACTAGAGACCGCCTACCAGCAGGAGGTCACCCACCCAGGGGCCGAGTCCCAGTATGCCCCCAACCCCAATATCAACTCACAGTGGAAGTTATCCCCCAACATCCGTGCCCCCCCTCCCATTGGTTACAACCCGTTGCTAGCCCCCTCCTGCCCTGTGGGGCCACAGAGAGATACAGGCAGGTCTGACAGGGGGGGCTGGGGAAGCAGACGGGGGATAGCCTCTCATAGGGAGGGAATCAAAGCTCTGGATTTCATGAGAAGGCAGCCTTACCAGCTCAACTCAGCTATGTTCGGGGGTAGTGTTGCCAACCTGTCGGCGATGCCCTCATACCAGGACCAGAGGCAGCAGCAGGGAGGGTATACTACCATGGTGGGCAGCACCATGACTCCTCCCAGACAGATCCCAGTCAAGGCGGCCCGTGTGTACGAGATCAAACGCTTCTCAACACCCACGCCCATGTCATCCCGGTGTTTGGCCCCCACCGTGATCGCTCCTCGTTCAGCCACAACGCTGGGAGAGCGCCTGACCCGCTCCGACATGATCTCCCCAACCCCTGCACCTCTTTCCCCACCCCCTGCCCCTGTCTTTTCCCCAGCCCCGGTCTCTGCCCCACATCCCGCCCTTGCTCCTACCTATTCAGGGGGCCTGCCCGGGCTGCCCAGAATCAATGCCACCCCTGTCCCCAACCCCATCCCCCACCCATCACCCTATCCTGGGGTGTCTTACAGTGGGCTCCAAGGTACTAAGCAGTTTCAGAGTGCCCCTGATCTGAGTTTCCTTGCTAACCTCCCCCCTCCTTTCAGGGCAAATGCCATGCAGGCACCCAAACCCCGCTTCATCGCCACCAAGGTGGGTGTCCAGCCGCGTGTGTGGAGACCAGGTGCCATGTAA
- the LOC112252931 gene encoding ras-related protein ORAB-1 has product MNPEYDYLFKLLLIGDSGVGKSCLLLRFADDTYTESYISTIGVDFKIRTIELDGKTIKLQIWDTAGQERFRTITSSYYRGAHGIIVVYDVTDQESFNNVKQWLQEIDRYASENVNKLLVGNKCDLTTKKVVDYTTAKEFADSLGIPFLETSAKSATNVEQAFMTMAAEIKKRMGPGATTGGNEKSNVKIQSTPVKPASGGCC; this is encoded by the exons ATGAATCCCGAATA TGACTATTTATTCAAGCTGCTCCTGATCGGTGACTCTGGTGTCGGAAAGTCATGTCTTCTACTCCGATTTGCA gatgACACATACACAGAAAGCTACATAAGCACAATTGGAGTAGACTTCAAAATACGAACTATAGAATTAGACGGAAAGACCATTAAACTTCAAATC TGGGACACGGCGGGGCAGGAGAGGTTTCGCACAATCACATCCAGCTACTACAGAGGAGCCCACGGCATTATCGTAGTCTACGACGTCACAGACCAG GAGTCCTTCAATAATGTCAAGCAGTGGCTACAGGAAATCGACCGCTATGCCAGTGAAAATGTCAACAAGCTATTGGTGGGGAACAAGTGTGACCTGACCACAAAGAAAGTGGTGGATTACacaacagcaaag GAGTTTGCAGACTCCCTGGGCATCCCCTTCTTGGAAACGAGTGCCAAGAGCGCCACCAATGTGGAGCAGGCCTTCATGACCATGGCTGCTGAGATCAAGAAGAGGATGGGGCCCGGGGCCACGACCGGAGGCAACGAGAAGTCCAATGTCAAGATCCAGAGTACGCCTGTCAAACCTGCCTCGGGGGGCTGCTGCTGA